TTTATTGCCCATTCTTTCATTTTACCTCTTACATTTAAATTAAAATCTTATGTAGGCAATATTGCCGAAACTGAAAATAATCCCCCACCTCAAAATGTGGTAATTGAAGATAACTGGTTGGGAATTACTCCAGAAGCAAAAATGCCAGTTATGACTTCTGCTTTTGGGGTATATGTATTTAATAGTGTGGATACAATGATTCGTCGTAATCGGATTTCCTATCATGATGGTAGTGCAGTTATTACAGGGATTCGCGCCCAAGGACTGAAAACTATTGAAAATATTATTATCGCTAATGGGATAGCCGGAATGCCCGACGCAGTTCGTTTAGATGGCATTATTGATAAATCGGAAATTAGTGGAAATCTGATTTGTGGTAATGATGGTAGTGGGATATTTTTATTTAAATCTGAAGGTTCTATTCGCATTTTCCAGAATCAAATTAAAGCCAATGCTCGCAGATTTAGAAGAGCCGCTATTTATCTCATGGGCAATGATCATCAAATATATGATAATCAAATTAGTCATCAAGCCGGCGCAGGAATTGTCATTGCTTCCTATCCTCAAAGTGATAGAAATATTATTCTCAATAATCAGTTTTGGAATTTGGAAGGGTTGAGTATTGACCTCAATGCCTTTCATAATGTTGACGTGCAAAACTGGGAAAATGGAGATGGTCCAAACCCACCCCGCAATTCATCTAACCGTCGTTTAGATACGGCTAATGCTGCTATTAATAGTCCGCAATTTTTGAGTAAGGAATTTTTCTCAGGTTTGAGTTCTACCGTGGGAATTGATGGTATGGCTGAACCAAATTCTCAAGTTGATGTTTATTTAGTCGGTGGAAAAGATGGTTATGGCGGTTTAAATAAATTTTTGGCTAGTAGCAAAGCTGATACTCAAGGTAAGTTTACCATGAATTTGGCTAATTTACAACCAGGAGATCGCATTAGTGCGATCGCAACTTTACCCCAATATGGAACATCTGAGCCTACCTATCCGGCCTCAATTCGTGCTATTAATTCACAATCACCCCCAGTTCCCGACCCCTTAAATCAGTTAGCAACTTCTAGCCTCCAATGTCTCACACCAGTAACCGAAAAACCACCAGAAAAACCACCAGAAAAACCACCAGAAAAACCACCCACACCTACTAAACTTAAAGTTCCTAAAAACGTCCATTTTGCCCTAGACAAATATAATATTAGTCCTGCCAGTGCGAGAGTTTTAAATAAAATTGCCCAGGTATTACGTGATAATCCGTCAATTGTTGTAGAAATTTATGGACATACAGATTATCGTGCTAATGATAAATATAATATGCGATTGGGAGCAAACCGAGCTAAATCTGCGAGAAACTATCTAATTCGTCAAGGAATAGCCCCAGAAAGAATGACAATTCGTTCTTTTGGTAAACGTCAACTATTAACACCCGGAAACGGAAAATTAGATCATGCTCGTAACCGTCGTGCAGAATTTATTTTCCAAGATATTCGCGGTATGGAAGTAATTGTCCAAGAAGAAGATTTGCAATTGGAATAAAAGTGGTTATTGGTCAGTGGTCATGAACAACGGACAACGAACAACAAAACTTATGTTAAATAAAATAAAACGCCCTCCCAGAAACTATTCAAAGAAATTAATTACTAGCCTGGCTTTTATTATCTGTATATGGGGACAAAGCCTACAACCTGTAAGCGCTGAAGGTAGTAAAGACTTAGTTAAGAATTCCGGATACAGACCTTACACCGAATGGTTATCCGGTGTCAGCCTTGCTGGTATTCCCCGAACAACACTCCTAAAAGTTTACGTGCAACAAGGGGAAGTCATCAACCTTGGCTCTAGTGTGCCTACAAGTTATGGTGGTGGTACACAAGATATTGTCTATAGAAGTCCCAATGGAACTCAAAATGGTGCTTGCAATGTTCTATCTACTGGTTTTGGCTTTATTGATACTTACGCTAAAGAGACCGCTGGTCCTCTCCCTGCTGCTGGTGGTTACACTCCTTGTCAAATAGTAGCCACACAAACTGGTGTTTATGAAGTTGAGTTTCATGGTCCGTCGTCAAATTCAACGGCTAATCCTCCTATTCTTACGTATAATGCCGCATTTCCCACAGATGCAACTCAATATGGTACAGTAGCAGCTTGGGATATTACTGTCACCAGCAATGGTGTTGTTCAACCGGGGCGGGTATTTACCAACTATCTCTCCCTGAATATGGGAGGTAATTCCGGCGGTTCCAATCCTAATGATCTCGGAATCTATTCCAAACTTTTTGTGCAAACTAAAGATGGGTATCGCTATCGAGTTGAGCTAGAAGCGATGGACCCTGGGAATTTTATCTTTTTTGGCAACAGTCGAGGATTTATTGACAAAGGCAATAGTAATAATATCACTAATTACCATTCTATTACAGCCACCACTGAAGCGCTGAACTTTACTATTCCTAGTGGTGTGGTAGTTCAACCACCAACAGTTGCAGATACAACTACAGATATTACCCACAGAGTTTTTTTTAATACCCCTGCTTCTGTGGCATTAACGGGTTTAGTGATTCCACTCACAGCAACTCTCCCTCAAGCTCCAACTAACTTTAAATTCACAGGTACTGGAAACACTAACACTACTACGGTTGGGGTGGGAGGAAATTTTAGTTTTACTACCAATCAAATTGGTAAGTATCAAATCATTATTGATACTGACAAAAATGGTGTTTATGGCGATAACAATGATCGCGTTTTGACGGGATCTCTAT
The DNA window shown above is from Anabaena sp. WA102 and carries:
- a CDS encoding OmpA family protein — its product is MKLLKLKFIWSVVSGHLTTDKEQLTKNHNKLRRQKLSKLLNFSTLLLILLPLTALAQTSDKGLKIVVNGNQDGAIIADDVLTLREAISLVNGSLKIEQLSNIEKAQITPSQYSQISFNLPPAQTTIYLQEVLPPLATPGLIIDGTTQPGYNREKSPTTEIKIPQPVVSITAASDAEVFRGLTITADNVTIRGLSIYGFNSYHRDTESTPPADIFIAHSFILPLTFKLKSYVGNIAETENNPPPQNVVIEDNWLGITPEAKMPVMTSAFGVYVFNSVDTMIRRNRISYHDGSAVITGIRAQGLKTIENIIIANGIAGMPDAVRLDGIIDKSEISGNLICGNDGSGIFLFKSEGSIRIFQNQIKANARRFRRAAIYLMGNDHQIYDNQISHQAGAGIVIASYPQSDRNIILNNQFWNLEGLSIDLNAFHNVDVQNWENGDGPNPPRNSSNRRLDTANAAINSPQFLSKEFFSGLSSTVGIDGMAEPNSQVDVYLVGGKDGYGGLNKFLASSKADTQGKFTMNLANLQPGDRISAIATLPQYGTSEPTYPASIRAINSQSPPVPDPLNQLATSSLQCLTPVTEKPPEKPPEKPPEKPPTPTKLKVPKNVHFALDKYNISPASARVLNKIAQVLRDNPSIVVEIYGHTDYRANDKYNMRLGANRAKSARNYLIRQGIAPERMTIRSFGKRQLLTPGNGKLDHARNRRAEFIFQDIRGMEVIVQEEDLQLE